The following are encoded together in the Bombus vancouverensis nearcticus chromosome 18, iyBomVanc1_principal, whole genome shotgun sequence genome:
- the LOC143304054 gene encoding uncharacterized protein LOC143304054 has product MDSPSESSPSTPEPNVNSTIHGKLTVQDSLIIIQELIQSYTQNSNAEPKNVWLPRFNPEVAGSDPAVWCAAANRIMEKNPLENGALYSVLINALEGSAMLWLKKVMVNELDITWPKFKELFIKRFGGNESTTWVLMKIMKEQPTKDEHLGAFGLRLHCFLKTRWENLTPAEIINACVLARLSSEDERIKDIALAGNVTNEEEFRSLMRDFSYPWSVPLSNNLSASPEVKRRKLSRSRIKCFYCGVLGHKMAVCRKRIRFAKLKNIQTRKENQPSTSKASYFKCHEEDHAAADRPLLWKRTYNSGSEHRVDACVVEPATVSYIATSYTSSSTINMVAYPPQAVHRTAARPYGLLLPDNIEEREVDISDVRQQAINNIEISAKYDKDRFDKSTAKVVRFNLDDFVLRKNEKRNNQTKLDPKFNGPFVIAEILEGDRYVLKTLDSKQSYKYNHDKLRKMPENCISVGLDVCSDDNGSDNDDISTPIPEDH; this is encoded by the exons ATGGATAGTCCAAGTGAAAGTTCGCCCAGCACCCCTGAGCCCAATGTTAACTCGACAATACATGGGAAATTAACAGTGCAAGATTCTTTAATTATCATACAAGAGTTAATTCAGTCGTACACGCAAAACTCGAATGCAGAACCTAAAAATGTGTGGCTACCGCGTTTTAATCCAGAAGTCGCGGGCTCCGATCCAGCTGTATGGTGCGCAGCTGCCAATCGGATCATGGAGAAAAATCCTTTAGAAAACGGCGCGTTGTActctgttttaattaatgctctAGAGGGTTCTGCAATGCTATGGCTTAAGAAAGTAATGGTCAATGAATTGGATATTACCTGGCCAAAATTTAAAGAACTTTTCATTAAACGTTTTGGTGGAAACGAGTCAACAACTTGGGTACTTATGAAGATAATGAAGGAACAACCAACGAAGGACGAACACTTGGGAGCGTTCGGCCTCCGTCTCCATTGCTTCTTGAAGACGAGATGGGAAAATTTGACTCCTGCTGAAATAATCAACGCCTGTGTTCTTGCTCGACTGAGTTCAGAAGATGAGCGTATTAAAGACATTGCACTTGCAGGGAATGTAACGAATGAGGAAGAATTTCGAAGTCTAATGAGAGATTTCTCTTACCCGTGGTCGGTGCctctttcaaataatttatcagcaagccctgaagttaaacgacgcaagttatctcGCTCCCGGATTAAGTGCTTCTACTGTGGTGTCCTTGGACATAAAATGGCAGTGTGCCGTAAGAGAATAAGGTTTGCGAAACTGAAGAATATACAAACTCGAAAAGAAAATCAACCAAGCACGTCAAAGGCGTCGTATTTCAAGTGTCATGAGGAGGACCATGCCGCGGCTGATCGTCCGTTGTTGTGGAAAAGAACCTACAATTCCGGCAGCGAACACCGAGTCGACGCCTGCGTGGTGGAACCTGCCACAGTCAGTTATATAG CGACATCTTACACCAGCAGCAGCACTATCAACATGGTGGCATATCCAcctcaggcagttcatag GACAGCAGCAAGACCTTATGGCTTGTTGCTACCCGATAATattgaagaaagagaagtagaTATCTCCGATGTACGACAGCAGgcaataaataatattgaaattagTGCTAAATATGATAAAGATAGATTTGACAAAAGTACAGCTAAAGTAGTTAGATTTAATCTTGATGATTTTGTATTACgtaaaaatgagaaaagaaatAATCAAACTAAATTAGATCCAAAATTTAATGGTCCATTTgtaatagcagagattttggaaggagataggtaTGTTTTAAAAACATTAGATAGTAAACAATCATATAAATACAATCATGATAAATTGAGAAAAATGCCAGAGAATTGCATTTCTGTTGGGTTGGATGTCTGCAGTGATGACAATGGCAGTGACAATGACGATATCAGTACACCGATCCCTGAGGATCATTAG